CCTCATCTTGCATAGGCATGAACAATCGGCATGTCAAGTTATGTCAATTTCTGTGTATTGGTAGCATATCTCGCTAGCTAGACGGTTTTGCATAAGCCTTTCCTTTAAACATACGGCCAGAAGCTTAATATGATATTGGAGCAAGCAAGTATTAGGATTCAAATTCAGTAATCCTATTCAGGATCCGTTCAAACGTGTCGAGTCCGAGTCATTCTCGATCAAGGCTCCTGATTTCTTCCTCCTTCATCCCTACGGACTTTACGTTACTTCAATTACCCGCTAGATGGTCACATGGTCTATGGTTCTTGTTGAGGACAAGTATTACCGTACAGAATCCGCTTCCTAGGACGATCTCAAAATAATTCCAAGTCTCGGCTCGGTTTCAGACCACAGAGGAGAGCCCATGCAACAAGCCCACCACAACGGGAGCCATCAGTTGAAGCTGAAGGCTTCAACTGGGCCCAAAGAAGCCCAGCGAGTAGAATTAGGTCCAGCCCAAAATTACGGGCCTCTTAGAGGCCCAAGAGTAATGTTTCTGTCAATCAAATCATGATCGAGGAATCTTTGCTCGCGGGCTCCACAAACGTAAGCTCAACGGCAAAATCCCTTGACTACGCGTAAACTCCACGAGTCTGTGGGCCCCCGGCCCAACTTTTTCCCGAATCGATGCCACATGCGTACGTATCGGGTCATTCAATACCCCAGGGATAGTTCGGTCGATTTCGAGCCATCGAGATGGACGCTGTTATCCCGTGTTTAGTAGAATAAACGAGAAGAGCACTTGAATCCACGAATTTATCATTCGTGTATTATTTGTCGATTTCGTGTCCTCGAATAAGAGGCTACGAGCCTATAACGGCTCCAATCAATTGGCCTTTTCTCTCGTCAAAACATTACTAATCACCAAATTAGTGCGATGGACTGTGAAAGGTTAAAAAACTGGTCGGTGGGTGGGCCTTGTCGCGAATTCTCAGTCAGGAATCTTTGTACGAAACTgccaatttaaaaaaaaattaataaagataaaaataataaaaagataagataagataaAAATTTTGCGGGAAGACAGCATTTCAACGCTTACGTGGAATTCCATTTCCAATTTACTAGCCCAAGTAAAGTTTTTGGCCTAACACGGCAGGTAATTCAAATGGGTTCGACCTAATGATTAATGTGTATTCAAGTTTGCACCGAGATTCGAGTTTGAATCTTTTTGGGATCATCGGAGCACTTTTGGTGTAATTATCCGTTTCATGTGCCGCCGGGGATTCACGGAGTCCCGGGAATTAATCGGACGAAATCCAGACACTCCGagttggtaaaaaaaaaaacagagataGCACGGCAGGGTTTCGACACCGAATTACAGTATCTTGGCCAAGTCTTGGCATGCCGTGCTGTTAGTAGATCGGCTAGTGCAGTGCCTGGGTGATAGTCCTTGTTGGGTTAAGGCAAATTAGTGTATATAATATTTCAGACTTAAATTATACAGTAGACTAGGTAATTAATGATCCGTGAATTGCGCGGGTTTATATTTATACATCtccatattatttttatagtaattatttaaatttttaaactgaaattttcttatacaaaattataaccatttttaatttcaaaaatttaatattcaaataataataacaataataatttctatttcaattaatatgcatcatatatattttaagttaactattaatataatcttatcatatatattgagTTTTGTAATTAGAATATAAACTTGTTTTCTAAATATTGTTTATAACATTTTTATCTTTAAAttctactttttatttttataagctAATAGCGTTTTGTtataatctttttcttttatatgttttctaaaatattgtCACttgttttttaaattgaatCTTTTCTAATAAGTCGAGAAggtattgaattttcataattgAACTTGacttgattaaattaattctcttaatttttaatatattattttaataacttTTTCCTATGAATACGAGAGTATTTATTACAATAGAatataattttacttatataaatatatatatatatatgtggattAATCgataaagaaacaaaatgatttttctttttttcccccaataGATTCTCTGGATGTGCCGTAAGCTTCCAAAAGATGAAGGTGTGCGCATTATGCATCAGGCGTATTTTAGGCAAACCGTCAATGTCCCATCCGACTTCACCTGCTATCAGCATTGAATTGATGAATTTACATTATCATTATCACCTCattaattcatcaaaaaaaaagaataaaagaaattatttccaACAGCTacagaaaatcaagaaattaacataataatatttataaattcattaaaaaaactaaattaaggggaaaagaaaaagggacgGATCTTGACCATGAGATGACCTAAGCATGCCATCAAATGATTTTTATTCCTTGCCCACTTTTATTACATTTCAATTTCTGTCAGCtacaaaattaaagaaacagcaaaaaaaaaaaaaagagagagagagacatggTTACAGAGTACACAAGTTCACTTCTAACCTCGGATTCctcggaaaaaaaattgtcaattACTTGGATACCGATTTGGATATTCGGGAACACCTAATAATTATCCTCGGCGGGGACGGCGGCGGCTTCGTCTTGTTGGTGTTGGCCCAGGTCGTCGGGCTTGAGGTTGTGTACTATTGGTTCGGCGACTACGGGGTCGGGATCCCCGGCGACGTAGTCGAGGAGGCCCTCGCCGGCCTTGTCGGGAGTCGGGGGCGAGGTCTTGCCGAAGAAGACGACGGCGACGAGGAAGAGGGCGGTGGAGAGGAAGAGGGGCCAGAAGTAGGCGAGGAGGGTGACGAATCTGGGGGCCAGGAGGACGAGGCCGAGGAGCGAGAGGGAGAGGATGACCGCGACGAGGATGTGGAGCCTGTACTTGAGGATGGCCGCCGGGATCGCCATGGGAGGTGTTCTCGGTGAAAGAGCTCCGGCGAGGTTTTCTAGAGAGAGATGGAAACGTTTTgatcttctctctctcactcactCACTCGCACTCTGCTTCTGTGCAGAGATTCTCTGTGAAATGGCCGGTCTTTCTTTTGGGGGTGGAGTGAGGACTGTAACGTTTTGAAGAATAATAATTGTAGGTTTATCTTGTCATTTGTCAATgacaaaaagttttaaatctcGAGTTGCGGTGGAATTggcatattttgttttatatgcATCGACTTTATTGTAATACAAGATTTGAAATTCACGACAAGTATTCCGTGATCATTTTTAACGACGTTGTGTGAGTCAGGATTAGTCTTAGtcgataaaataaaattagaaaaagagaTTTAGCATAGTGAGACGGACTAAAAGATTTTCATATTCCTATATTTAacctcttttttattttttatctcttTCTATATCCATAAACCTTCTCCATAGTCCAAATTTAAGAATACCcccattaattattaattattatttatcaatttttttaaaaaaaaatttaccatgccatgatttttattttggtatGTAATTATAGCTTTAGCGAGAACGAAGAATCTCGATTAAACTAGAAAACTTATACAGGCGCGTTTCGATCACAGAATGACAAAATCGAATTCGAGCTTTTATCGAGTAGACTCTAGCTAACTCATCACGATTAGTAACAAGTGCGAATCTTCGTGCACCCATATGTGAATCTATAATTGGCCTTGCAATTTCGGCCTTATGTTTATCTTTTGGGCTTTTTTCCTTTGGCCCACTGATGATGACATAAGATAAAACACGGTGCCGTAATCAAAACGGAAGCCGCCCGGACCGAATACTATTTCTCGCGAAACTGGTTTTTCCAGGTGGGAAGTCGGAACTGCCACGGATGGCGGCGGCCAGAGCCACGGTCGCCGTCGTGGCCACCGTCTCCGTGGCTGCTCTCTCGTACTTCCTCTGCGACTTCCTCTCCCAGAAGACCCAGCTGCCACGATcgacaaagaagaagaagaagaggcagCTCGGCACCAGAAGTGGGGTCATTGGCGCCATTGGGAACACTCCGTTGATTCGCATCAACAGCCTCTCCGACGCCACCGGCTGCGAGGTACGCCACCGGCAGCGTTACCTCTTCTTGGTTATGGGGTATTTCTGTTCTGCAAATTCTCTCTTTCCTGACAGTCTTTACATGGATAGCTCAGTTTTCATAGATTTCTTCGGAATCATCAGCGAGCTTATGTCTTTGTTGATCCATTCCGTGCATTTGACTGCTCTCTCCGTGCAATACATTGATATCACGATGGATACTCAATGCTTATCATTAGATTCTTGGGAAGTGCGAGTTCTTGAACCCAGGGGGCAGTGTGAAAGATAGAGTTGCTGTGAAGATTATTGAAGAGGTAAAGTTGCTGTAACTTCGTCAATAGCCGCTAATTGGGTTGAAATTGCAATGTTTAATCTGCAGAAGCTAATTGCGTGATGCCCGGTATTCATGCTAAATTCTTCCAATTATTCTTGGGGTCAGCCGACATTATAgatgaatttcaaaaattttgtttttggcAGCAATTCATGGCTTCGGCCTTTGTTTATACATGTCATATGTTGAATGGTGTAGATTCTGAATTCTGCTTCAACTCTATCCAGGTTTGTGCATCGGTTTCTTTTTCAAGTTGTAGACTTTCCTATCTAGTTGGTTGTGCAGGCTTTGGAATCGGGGAAGCTAGTTAGAGGGGGAGTGGTCACTGAAGGAAGTGCTGGAAGCACAGCTATTAGCCTCGCAACAGTGGCTCCTGCCTACGGGTGCAAATGCCATGTGGTTATTCCAGATGATGCTGCCATTGAAAAGGTTTgcattgttatttttattggCAATCTTATTCCCTTAGGATGGTGCATGCGGTTTTCACTGATTAAATGGTCTTCTTTGTTTTCCAGTCTCAAATTCTCGAAGCCCTCGGAGCTACAGTCGAAAAGGTAAGGCCGGTCTCAATCACACATAGAGATCACTATGTCAACATTGCAAGGAGATGGGCAGCGGAAGCTAATGAACTGGCAGCAAAGCATCCAAAAATCAATCAGGGGAATGGTGAAATGTCAGAGGAGGTCAATGGGTTTCATCCTGATGAAGGAAGGCCGGCTGCTGTCATCTTGAATGATTGTAAAGGTGGATTATTTGCCGATCAATTTGAAAACCTAGCGAACTTCAGGGCCCACTACGAAGGCACCGGGCCTGAGATATGGGAACAGACAGATGGTAGTCTAGATGCATTTGTGGCTGCTGCAGGCACTGGTGGGACTGTTGCAGGTGTTTCGAGATTTCTGCAGGTTAATATCTTCCCCTCCTACAACTTTGGTGAGGTAGTACCAAATGTTGTAGGAGTCTAGGAGAAGTTGcggttatatatttataatctaGCGCTCCCCCTCGTGCAAGCTATAAAAATGTCAAAGCTCTATAAGTTTTTAATTTGCCAACTAATTGAAGTCTTAAGCTTGTTAGAGGAAAGCtagaattttataaaaatgatcTCTCCGTCTTGTTTTGTACAGGATAAAAACCCAAACATCAAGTGCTACCTTGTAGATCCGCCAGGTTCTAGTCTCTTTAACAAGGTGACAAGGGGAGTGATGTACACTAAAGAGGAGGCAGAGGGAAAAAGGCTCAAGAACCCTTTTGATACCGTGACTGAAGGAATAGGAATTAACAGGCTCACGGAGAACTTCTCAATGGCGACACTTGATGGGGCTTTTCGTGGGACGGACATGGAGGCTGTTGAGATGTCGAGGTCAGTGGTAGTCCGTCTTGTTTTGTAATGGGAGCGTGTGTTGAGTGACACTTTAAATTATATGATTTCTATGTAAGCGTAGAAGAATTTTTGTTCTCTTAATGAAGATAAATGGGAGTCAATGTGCCTGTCACGCAAGAAATCGTAGGAGTCATTCATTTTATGCGACTTTTGAGGAGGTGAATTTACTCGAAGCTTTTAAGGAGAATTGATCCCTTCTTTCTACTCCCAAAATATCCTTTGATATGCACAGTATGTTAACTTGTTTGGAGGTTTAATGCCGACATCTGCTGCTATTTTGTCGCAGGTATCTGTTGAAGAATGATGGACTCTTCCTCGGGAGTTCTTCAGCAATGAACTGTGTTGGAGCTGTGAGGATGGCACAGTTGCTGGGCCCAGGCCATACGATTGTTACCATTCTGTGTGACAACGGAATGAGGCATCTGAGCAAGTTCTACAATGATGAATACTTATCGAGGTTCAATTTGAAACCAAGTGCAGTTGGGTTAGAGTTTCTCGGCATCAAATAAGAAGAGGGTCTGCACCAATCTTCAGGTCCGCTTATAATTATGAGTGTGAAGTCCTTCATGCCAGTGAATATCATCCAAGTATATTTGGATTCAGAATGAACGATTGCCGATCTATATGGAGCAGAGCCAGctattacatttttttgaCATTCAAATTCTTTCAGCAGGTTATAGGGGGAGGGAATTTTTTGAGAATCCCATTATTTAGATTGGGAGTTACACTGATTAATGTATAGACGCCCTGTTCATTGAACTCAGATGTTTGTTTGATCATAGAGAAAGTAACATTAAAAAACCAGACCGAGTTTGGTCCTAAGTAGTTCATGGAGTTCGATTTATAATCTTTCTTCTTGTAGCATATTAGTTCGATTGTAATCTTCTAATGAACTGCATGTTGCATACGAACGGATGTCCGAATTTTAAGAAGATGAACCTTCAAAAACAAGCACAGTTCATCATGGAAAATCTAAAGCAAAATCTATGTTATCGTTAAACACTGGAGCTTCTGAAGTTTTGCTCAGATCTCTTATAATTGCTCATGCTTGGTTCCCGAACTTCGGAAGCTTGATCGACCCCATAGAGATGTCCAGCTCGATGAGGTTGTCTTCTTCATCCATTTCATCTTCTGTCAAAACTCCATTGTCGGAGAGAACATCGGGAGGCTTCGATACCTCCACTGGTTTCTGACTCTTCTCCTCGCAGATCAGAGAAATGGGCTCACCCTCTTGGAAGGCAATCTCGATTAGgccatcatcttcatcatcagtGAGCGAACCATCAGAACCCACTTGACTCTGACTCGCACTGCTTGAACTCATGAACTCGAAATCGCATGCCGCTGCACCTTCGGGCTCAACCTCACTTGCTGGGCCTTCGTCTTCGACGGCATCCGGGTCCAATCCTTCCTTCGccgtctcctcctcctttgCGAACACAACCAGGAATGCAGTCGATGCAACCAAAACCAGAACCGCAACTAGGAGAGATGGCGACCCGAAACTCGAAAAACATGTCAAGAGCAGTGGAGGGACAAGGACTGCGAAGCTGAGGAGCGTGAGTGATGGCTTCCTCATCCTCGAGAGAGCTGAACAGATCAAGAACGCAACAAAAGCAAAAAAGGAACCTTTGTCGCAGCAAAGTGGTCTTTTTATCACTTTTCTGGGCGGAGAGATAGTTTGAACAGAAGACTTCGCAAGAGGAAGAACAGGAGGAGGCTCAAAGGGTCGTGAAGAAATGGAAGCAAAAGCATGAAAGCTTTGAACTTTCAGCCTACACCGATCAAAAACTGCCAAAAATGGCAGCTCTTGGTTGTGTTCTAACAGTGAACAGTACGTTCTTGTCGTTATTCTGCAGAAATGGCGGGTGAGCGGGCCGATGGATTGGGATTCTCCACTCCTTGAAAGAACCAAACAGAGAATTAGATTAAAGATGAAAggctttccctctctctctggtGCCGTTCAGAGCAGAGATTATTGGAGTTGCTGAAGACCACGTGCCGAGCATCAAATGTCTTGTCGGCCTCCACGTGGCACGAGGTTGCCTCCCCTGACAGAAATTCAACCCACCCACCCTACCATCATCAGGAAACCACCCCTCTAATTTCACAGCTGCttgctccctctctctctcccgtTACCATTCTTCATCTCCTCATCAACCAAACCAAACGCCATTGCTGAAACTTGCAGACCGTTTACAGACATAATCACTACCACCAATATATATACCTACAAACATGTTAATGTAAACATATATGTATCTTGTGGAGAGGTTTGAATGGATCGGTGGGCAACATTAAAGCGGCTCTGTATGTCAGGCAGGCTGcataatgatgatgatcagAGGTCCCAGTGTCTGAAACGGGTATGGCAAAATGGGAACCgaacaatttttaaatttctttctttttttccggaAATGGAAAAGTAATTTCCACTGCTCGCGCTTCGGTTTTGATATGCGTGAATGGTCGAAGCCTAGCGGCTAGCGGTTGAAGAAGTAGTTTGATACGGGGTCCGAGTGTCTCGACCCGTGATACCGAGGACGGAGAGGATTATCGATAAGGAAACGTGATGGAGGATGCGGATGATTATGGATATCGGAAAATCCGAGTTTTTCATGGAAGGCATCATGGTGTCTCCAATGATGAATGTCTGCCAGACCTTTTTGCCTAATGCATGCTGGGAGGAAAGGTGCGTGCATGGGCCGTGGCCTAGTCATGATTAGCGTTATCGTGGTTAGACAGTAATCATAATTAGTTTTCGTATGAGGACAACCAAGATCTCTAATGAAAAATGACTAGATATCTACTAATCTTTCAAATTTTGAACTCTAATTTTCGAATTTTGTATCATCTAGTATCGTCTAATAAATATTCGAGATGAATGTCTTTCTCCGATCATACTTTAGCATGCTCGCTTTAATTCATACTTCAACGTGCTCGCTTTTATGGACTGTCTGACACACGATCGAAGGCACCAACAATCCAAGTTAATTCCCTTAACAAACGCGCTAGACCTGGTGATGCGAGCTCAATCGCACGTGCAAGAATGCAAGGACCCCGATCAACCTACATTCACCTCATCATTTTCGGATATTGGTTCCTCTCTCTTATCTTAGTTCTCTGC
Above is a window of Punica granatum isolate Tunisia-2019 chromosome 7, ASM765513v2, whole genome shotgun sequence DNA encoding:
- the LOC116213665 gene encoding cysteine synthase 2 isoform X2, which translates into the protein MAAARATVAVVATVSVAALSYFLCDFLSQKTQLPRSTKKKKKRQLGTRSGVIGAIGNTPLIRINSLSDATGCEILGKCEFLNPGGSVKDRVAVKIIEEALESGKLVRGGVVTEGSAGSTAISLATVAPAYGCKCHVVIPDDAAIEKSQILEALGATVEKVRPVSITHRDHYVNIARRWAAEANELAAKHPKINQGNGEMSEEVNGFHPDEGRPAAVILNDCKGGLFADQFENLANFRAHYEGTGPEIWEQTDGSLDAFVAAAGTGGTVAGVSRFLQDKNPNIKCYLVDPPGSSLFNKVTRGVMYTKEEAEGKRLKNPFDTVTEGIGINRLTENFSMATLDGAFRGTDMEAVEMSRYLLKNDGLFLGSSSAMNCVGAVRMAQLLGPGHTIVTILCDNGMRHLSKFYNDEYLSRFNLKPSAVGLEFLGIK
- the LOC116213666 gene encoding uncharacterized protein LOC116213666 yields the protein MAIPAAILKYRLHILVAVILSLSLLGLVLLAPRFVTLLAYFWPLFLSTALFLVAVVFFGKTSPPTPDKAGEGLLDYVAGDPDPVVAEPIVHNLKPDDLGQHQQDEAAAVPAEDNY
- the LOC116213665 gene encoding cysteine synthase 2 isoform X1; its protein translation is MAAARATVAVVATVSVAALSYFLCDFLSQKTQLPRSTKKKKKRQLGTRSGVIGAIGNTPLIRINSLSDATGCEILGKCEFLNPGGSVKDRVAVKIIEELVVQALESGKLVRGGVVTEGSAGSTAISLATVAPAYGCKCHVVIPDDAAIEKSQILEALGATVEKVRPVSITHRDHYVNIARRWAAEANELAAKHPKINQGNGEMSEEVNGFHPDEGRPAAVILNDCKGGLFADQFENLANFRAHYEGTGPEIWEQTDGSLDAFVAAAGTGGTVAGVSRFLQDKNPNIKCYLVDPPGSSLFNKVTRGVMYTKEEAEGKRLKNPFDTVTEGIGINRLTENFSMATLDGAFRGTDMEAVEMSRYLLKNDGLFLGSSSAMNCVGAVRMAQLLGPGHTIVTILCDNGMRHLSKFYNDEYLSRFNLKPSAVGLEFLGIK